A genomic segment from Pseudomonas sessilinigenes encodes:
- a CDS encoding phage holin family protein produces the protein MTNEQQALAEMPIWLVIVLALVGGVSGEMWRADKDGARGWVLLRRLALRSGACIVCGMAALMLLIGAGVSIWTAGAFGCLTAMAGADVAIGLYERWAARRIGVDDVPPTSEGRG, from the coding sequence ATGACTAACGAGCAGCAAGCGCTGGCAGAGATGCCTATCTGGTTGGTAATTGTCCTGGCCCTGGTGGGCGGTGTGTCCGGCGAGATGTGGCGGGCAGACAAGGACGGCGCCCGAGGTTGGGTGCTGTTGCGGCGCCTAGCGCTTCGGTCTGGCGCCTGCATCGTCTGCGGCATGGCGGCACTAATGCTGCTGATCGGCGCCGGCGTTTCGATCTGGACGGCAGGCGCCTTCGGCTGCCTGACCGCGATGGCTGGGGCGGATGTCGCCATTGGCCTGTACGAGCGTTGGGCGGCCAGGCGAATCGGTGTCGATGATGTGCCACCGACCAGCGAGGGCAGGGGGTGA
- a CDS encoding terminase small subunit, with protein sequence MTVISKSDFAARRGWAKSYVSKLAKQDRLVLTADGKVELEATEALLAESADPSKAAVAARHEEARIDRDVRSGLVPTTETDSVPQLPSKGPDFQKSRAHREHYLAKLAEAEFHKVQGDLVGREAVTVAAYNAGRMVRDLLFGMSPQLAAEVAALSDPWEIERHLTGAFRRALEDAGRMTDADLQQAITQS encoded by the coding sequence ATGACCGTTATCAGCAAGTCGGACTTTGCGGCGCGGCGCGGTTGGGCCAAGTCCTACGTATCCAAGCTGGCCAAGCAAGATCGGCTGGTGCTGACCGCAGACGGCAAGGTCGAGCTGGAGGCAACCGAGGCCCTGCTGGCTGAATCGGCAGACCCCAGCAAGGCGGCGGTGGCTGCTCGGCATGAAGAAGCGCGCATTGATCGCGATGTGCGCAGCGGCCTGGTGCCGACTACTGAAACCGATTCTGTGCCGCAACTCCCCAGCAAAGGCCCGGATTTTCAGAAGTCCCGAGCCCACCGGGAGCATTACCTGGCCAAGCTGGCCGAAGCTGAGTTTCACAAGGTCCAGGGCGACCTTGTTGGCCGCGAAGCGGTAACGGTTGCGGCCTACAACGCGGGGCGCATGGTTCGTGATTTGCTGTTCGGCATGTCGCCGCAACTGGCTGCCGAGGTCGCGGCACTGAGCGATCCCTGGGAAATCGAGCGGCACCTGACAGGGGCGTTTCGCCGAGCCCTTGAAGACGCCGGACGCATGACCGACGCCGACCTACAACAAGCCATCACACAGAGCTGA
- a CDS encoding phage terminase large subunit family protein, with translation MPEYANGAEVYRDAYCRGLQPDPELWVDEWADEYMRIPRDTGAAEPGKYRTDRTPYAREPMRCLSPAHPCKRVVTMVASQLMKTQIALNWIGGLIHMAPSNILTLLPSLGLAKRVSSRIGKTIKATPELNKRVASSRSRDSRNTMDTKEFEGGSLYVTTAGSAANLAELSARYVYGDEVDRWEVDVGEEGDPIELAEARGSTFGRNAKFYFSSSPTIKGASRISDLFESSDQRHYYVPCPTCGHHQVLEWERLLYSADFSVAHYQCAGPECDVLIEEHHKGWMLANGQWRAHAEGDGETVGFYLNALYAPSGWTDWRTLARQYEKAKKAQAAGNLEPMQVFYNTRLAKVWDSAQEQTKAHVLRDRARLERYSLGSMPAGVLMLTAAVDVQANRLELMVMGFGVGLERWVIDHQVIWGDPANQKTWDVLDEKLKARYRHPCGVALAILAAGVDSGGHHTDEVYQFCRLRRWRNIFAIKGASKPGRPVIAQRPSMVDVTWRGQTERNGAELWFVGTDTAKDWIYNRYPFPDGPGALHFANDLPDEFFDQCVAESKVARYVKGYKRIEWVKGKADRNEALDLMVYCLAMAHYLGINRYLDADWERVRQALAQGGLFDDEAGQQAVSPAPATDESEPEAIERPAPTPAAPVARAQPVAPQPQRRMSTSGYLKRR, from the coding sequence ATGCCCGAATACGCAAACGGTGCAGAGGTGTACCGCGATGCGTATTGCCGAGGGCTACAGCCAGACCCTGAACTATGGGTTGACGAATGGGCAGATGAATACATGCGAATCCCGCGCGACACGGGAGCCGCAGAGCCCGGCAAGTACCGCACGGACCGGACGCCGTACGCACGAGAACCCATGCGCTGCCTGTCCCCGGCCCACCCCTGCAAACGGGTGGTGACCATGGTGGCCTCGCAGCTGATGAAAACCCAAATCGCCTTGAACTGGATCGGCGGCCTGATCCACATGGCTCCATCCAACATCCTGACCTTGCTGCCGAGCCTCGGCCTGGCCAAGCGGGTTTCGTCGCGGATCGGCAAGACGATCAAGGCCACCCCGGAGCTGAACAAGCGGGTGGCGTCCAGCCGCTCCCGCGACTCCCGCAACACCATGGACACCAAGGAGTTCGAAGGTGGCTCGCTGTATGTGACCACGGCCGGTTCTGCCGCCAACCTTGCCGAGCTATCGGCTCGGTATGTGTACGGTGACGAGGTTGACCGGTGGGAGGTTGATGTGGGCGAGGAGGGCGACCCCATCGAACTGGCGGAAGCCCGGGGCAGTACCTTCGGCCGCAACGCCAAGTTCTACTTTTCCAGTTCGCCGACCATCAAGGGAGCCTCGCGGATCAGCGATCTGTTCGAGTCCAGCGACCAGCGGCATTACTACGTGCCGTGCCCAACCTGCGGGCATCACCAGGTGCTGGAGTGGGAGCGCCTGCTGTACTCCGCTGACTTCAGCGTGGCGCACTACCAGTGTGCAGGTCCTGAGTGTGATGTCCTGATCGAGGAACACCACAAAGGATGGATGCTGGCTAACGGACAGTGGCGGGCGCACGCCGAGGGCGACGGGGAAACGGTGGGGTTCTACCTCAACGCTTTGTACGCCCCTTCCGGCTGGACCGACTGGCGGACCTTGGCCCGGCAGTACGAGAAGGCCAAGAAGGCCCAGGCCGCTGGCAACCTGGAGCCGATGCAGGTGTTTTACAACACCCGCCTGGCCAAGGTCTGGGACAGCGCCCAGGAGCAAACCAAGGCCCACGTCCTACGGGATCGGGCCCGTCTTGAGCGCTACAGCCTCGGCTCGATGCCGGCCGGTGTGTTGATGCTGACCGCTGCGGTCGACGTGCAGGCCAACCGCCTGGAGCTGATGGTGATGGGCTTCGGTGTTGGCTTGGAGCGCTGGGTGATCGACCACCAAGTGATTTGGGGTGATCCGGCGAACCAGAAGACATGGGATGTGCTGGACGAGAAGCTTAAGGCCCGCTACCGGCATCCTTGCGGTGTCGCGCTGGCGATCCTGGCTGCGGGTGTCGACTCCGGTGGTCACCACACGGACGAGGTCTACCAGTTCTGCCGCCTTCGTCGGTGGCGCAACATCTTCGCTATCAAGGGGGCGAGCAAGCCCGGGCGTCCGGTCATTGCCCAGCGCCCGTCCATGGTCGATGTCACCTGGCGCGGGCAGACCGAGCGCAACGGCGCCGAGCTGTGGTTTGTCGGCACCGACACCGCCAAGGACTGGATCTACAACCGCTACCCGTTCCCGGACGGCCCGGGGGCGTTGCACTTCGCTAACGACTTGCCCGATGAGTTCTTCGATCAGTGCGTGGCCGAAAGCAAAGTGGCCCGCTACGTCAAAGGCTACAAGCGCATCGAGTGGGTGAAGGGCAAGGCAGACCGAAACGAAGCGCTCGACCTGATGGTGTATTGCCTGGCGATGGCTCATTACCTGGGCATCAATCGCTACCTAGACGCTGATTGGGAACGGGTCCGGCAGGCGCTGGCACAGGGCGGATTGTTCGACGACGAGGCCGGCCAGCAGGCGGTGTCGCCTGCACCTGCGACCGATGAATCGGAACCAGAGGCCATCGAGCGTCCGGCTCCGACACCTGCGGCACCTGTTGCCCGGGCCCAACCCGTCGCGCCGCAACCTCAACGCCGCATGTCTACCAGCGGCTATCTCAAGAGACGCTGA
- a CDS encoding phage head-tail joining protein has protein sequence MSFTQKHLDAIEAAIARGEKTVRYGDRTVEYRTVDELLRAREEIRGSLAATAGPRPRVVRLYHGGKGL, from the coding sequence ATGTCCTTTACCCAGAAACACCTCGACGCTATCGAGGCGGCTATCGCTCGCGGTGAAAAAACCGTGCGCTATGGCGACCGCACGGTGGAATACCGGACGGTGGACGAACTGCTCAGGGCTCGCGAGGAGATCCGAGGCAGTCTTGCCGCAACTGCTGGTCCACGCCCCCGCGTGGTTCGGCTTTACCACGGGGGCAAAGGACTGTAA
- a CDS encoding phage portal protein, translated as MARHYPTLSRQGFLLPSNIKASYEGAGEGRRSAGWDAPESSLNSINTPALRNLRSRSRAAVRNDPYAFNVVDKRVSNLIGTGITPRAQTVDNDLRKLLHVLWEDWVDESDADELTDFYGQQALVARTVETSGECFVRLRPRRTEDGLAVPLQVQLLAPEFVPHDKFETTRDGNVIRAGIEFNGIGKRVAYWMYRSHPGESSSLTGGYNQLVRVPAAQVLHIFDPLEPGQLRGVPRLSPVLKRLRSLDNYDDAVLFRQEVANLFAGFITRPTPEGGPPALDPVTGQPFTLDRDGFTPMVALEPGTMQELGPGEEVEFSTPPDAGNNYPDFMRQQLMAAAAGAGVPYEIVTGDMKDINDRVMRVVLNEFRRRLEQLQFGVYVHQLCRPVRAAWLDMAVLSGAVQLADYAQRRREYLRTRWVPQGWPYLQPVQDVQARRMEVQAGFASRSEMCLRTGYDAETVDAENAADLERANGLGLNYNTLESVELLDDKEQP; from the coding sequence ATGGCTCGCCACTACCCAACGTTGAGCCGTCAAGGCTTCCTGCTGCCATCGAACATCAAAGCCAGCTACGAAGGCGCCGGGGAGGGGCGCCGGTCGGCGGGCTGGGACGCCCCGGAGAGTAGCCTCAACAGCATCAACACCCCGGCCTTGCGCAACTTGCGCTCGCGCTCCAGGGCGGCGGTGCGTAATGACCCCTACGCCTTCAACGTAGTGGACAAGCGGGTCAGTAACCTGATCGGCACTGGCATTACCCCTCGGGCCCAGACCGTCGACAACGACCTGCGCAAGCTGTTGCATGTCCTGTGGGAGGATTGGGTGGACGAGTCGGATGCCGACGAACTGACCGACTTTTATGGCCAGCAGGCGCTGGTCGCCCGGACCGTTGAAACCTCGGGGGAATGCTTCGTGCGGTTGCGACCCCGTCGAACCGAGGATGGGCTGGCGGTGCCCTTGCAGGTGCAACTGCTGGCGCCGGAGTTTGTGCCCCATGACAAATTCGAAACCACCCGCGACGGCAACGTCATTCGGGCCGGGATCGAGTTCAACGGCATAGGCAAGCGGGTGGCGTACTGGATGTATCGCTCGCACCCAGGGGAATCCTCCTCATTGACCGGCGGCTATAACCAGCTAGTGCGAGTGCCGGCCGCCCAGGTGCTGCACATCTTCGACCCGCTGGAGCCCGGCCAGTTGCGTGGTGTACCGCGCCTGTCGCCAGTGTTGAAACGCCTGCGCAGCCTCGATAACTACGATGATGCGGTGCTGTTCCGGCAGGAGGTCGCCAACCTGTTCGCGGGCTTTATCACCCGTCCCACGCCGGAAGGTGGTCCGCCGGCACTCGATCCCGTCACCGGCCAGCCGTTTACTCTGGATCGAGACGGGTTCACGCCGATGGTGGCGCTGGAGCCGGGGACCATGCAGGAGCTAGGGCCCGGGGAGGAGGTCGAGTTCTCCACGCCGCCGGATGCGGGCAACAACTACCCGGACTTCATGCGCCAGCAACTCATGGCTGCTGCTGCCGGCGCGGGGGTGCCCTACGAGATCGTTACCGGCGATATGAAGGACATCAACGATCGTGTGATGCGGGTGGTGCTGAACGAGTTTCGCCGGCGCCTGGAACAATTGCAGTTCGGCGTTTACGTGCACCAGTTGTGCCGCCCTGTGCGTGCCGCTTGGCTGGATATGGCGGTGCTGTCCGGTGCTGTGCAATTGGCTGACTACGCCCAGCGCCGCCGTGAATATCTGCGTACCCGCTGGGTGCCGCAGGGTTGGCCGTACCTCCAGCCGGTGCAGGACGTTCAAGCACGGCGTATGGAAGTGCAGGCCGGTTTCGCCTCGCGCAGCGAAATGTGCCTGCGTACCGGCTACGACGCTGAAACGGTCGACGCGGAAAACGCCGCTGATCTTGAGCGGGCGAACGGCCTGGGCCTCAACTACAACACCCTCGAAAGCGTCGAGCTGCTCGACGACAAGGAGCAACCATGA
- a CDS encoding head maturation protease, ClpP-related: MSKKTQVRVYDAAGVLVPVKDQTWYTLRASGEAEQQNIEVFVYGEIGAWGVTANQFVQDLRALDDGVSPVVVAFNSIGGDLFDGLAMHNALSRLGERCTGRIDALAASAASVAVCGAHRVVIAANAMLMIHNPWTYAAGDAEDFRKVADVLDQTLEAIIAAYKSKAPDIDDAELRRLVDAETWLTANEALALGLADEVGDGVKVSACLGHGDALRRFRNAPPGLLAQLDEQPPAVPGEPATPPEPAPVVDAAQLALLITQRCAESGISNLVEPLLKSTQLESEAVVQAGLARAKTINDLCVAARLPEFSAEFVAAGLDAASVRARLFDKLVGTGKGFEIDNSLPLENDPPPKVQAKKIDQPSIWAARQAAQQPSAKGTRP; the protein is encoded by the coding sequence ATGAGCAAGAAAACTCAGGTCCGCGTCTACGACGCCGCCGGCGTGCTGGTGCCGGTGAAGGACCAGACCTGGTACACACTGCGAGCCAGCGGCGAAGCCGAGCAACAGAACATCGAGGTGTTCGTGTACGGCGAGATCGGTGCCTGGGGCGTGACCGCGAATCAGTTTGTGCAGGACCTGCGGGCCCTGGACGACGGGGTGTCGCCGGTGGTGGTCGCCTTCAACAGCATTGGCGGGGATCTGTTCGACGGCCTGGCAATGCACAACGCGCTGTCGCGTTTGGGCGAGCGCTGTACCGGTCGGATTGACGCCCTGGCCGCCAGCGCCGCCAGCGTGGCAGTGTGCGGCGCGCATCGAGTGGTGATCGCCGCCAACGCCATGCTGATGATTCACAACCCGTGGACCTATGCGGCGGGCGATGCCGAGGACTTTCGCAAGGTCGCCGATGTGCTGGACCAGACCCTGGAAGCGATCATCGCGGCCTACAAGTCCAAGGCGCCGGACATCGACGATGCCGAGCTGCGGCGCCTCGTCGATGCCGAAACCTGGCTGACCGCCAACGAGGCTTTAGCGCTGGGCCTGGCGGACGAAGTAGGCGACGGGGTCAAGGTCAGCGCCTGTCTGGGCCATGGCGATGCGCTGCGGCGCTTTCGCAACGCTCCCCCTGGGCTGCTGGCCCAGCTGGACGAGCAACCGCCAGCGGTCCCGGGCGAACCAGCAACACCGCCCGAGCCGGCTCCGGTGGTGGATGCTGCCCAGCTGGCTCTGCTGATCACCCAGCGTTGCGCTGAATCCGGTATCAGCAACCTGGTAGAACCGTTGCTCAAGTCCACCCAGCTGGAAAGTGAAGCGGTTGTTCAAGCTGGCCTGGCCCGGGCCAAGACCATCAACGATCTGTGCGTAGCCGCTCGGTTGCCGGAGTTCAGCGCCGAGTTCGTGGCCGCTGGCTTGGACGCGGCCAGTGTTCGCGCTCGCTTGTTCGACAAGCTGGTGGGCACGGGCAAGGGCTTCGAAATCGATAACAGCCTGCCGTTGGAAAACGACCCGCCGCCCAAGGTACAGGCCAAGAAAATCGACCAGCCCTCAATCTGGGCTGCTCGCCAAGCTGCACAACAACCCTCCGCAAAAGGAACCAGACCATGA
- a CDS encoding head decoration protein: protein MTVQREPMHAGEFLLSEGAGNISREAINVAAGPALEPGQILGLVTATGEFAPYKPTAEDGSENAQAILYGPLGESDVVRRGRAVVRLAEVSEACLTGLDMAAEKALASHFVIVR from the coding sequence ATGACTGTTCAACGTGAGCCGATGCATGCGGGTGAATTCCTGCTGTCCGAAGGCGCCGGCAACATCTCCCGTGAAGCCATTAACGTCGCCGCCGGCCCGGCCCTGGAGCCCGGCCAGATCCTCGGCCTGGTCACTGCTACCGGTGAGTTCGCGCCTTATAAGCCAACTGCCGAAGACGGCAGCGAGAACGCCCAGGCCATCCTCTACGGCCCATTGGGCGAGTCGGATGTAGTCCGCCGTGGCCGCGCCGTGGTGCGCCTTGCTGAGGTCAGCGAGGCATGTCTGACCGGCCTCGACATGGCGGCTGAAAAGGCCCTGGCCAGTCACTTCGTGATCGTCCGCTAA
- a CDS encoding major capsid protein yields the protein MADIEIFNDDAFSVSSLTAAINEQEYLPGRISSLGLFREEGIPTVTVQIEKDGDTLVLVPAGDRGTSGLVVPGTKRTMIPFNTVHLPQRFSIKADEIQGIRAFGTRSELQAVQDVVNKRLARARRQLDATHEFQRMGALNGQILDADGKTSLLDIYKSFGVIRKKLPMGLGNPETELRVRAGEALDMQEDALGSITSTGSRAFCGKNFWNKLIVHRSVKETYLNTMQAASLRGDARESFEFGGIVWERYRGKVAGVSFVQDDKALLIPEGVPDLYISSFAPADYMETVNTEGLPYYSKIEPLPFNKGIEGEAQSNPLHLCTRPLAQILLEM from the coding sequence ATGGCTGACATTGAGATTTTTAACGACGACGCGTTTTCGGTTTCCTCGCTGACTGCGGCGATCAACGAGCAGGAATACCTGCCGGGTCGCATCAGCAGCCTGGGTTTGTTCAGGGAGGAAGGTATCCCCACCGTGACCGTGCAGATCGAGAAGGACGGAGACACCCTGGTTCTGGTGCCGGCGGGTGATCGTGGTACGTCGGGTCTGGTGGTGCCCGGGACCAAGCGTACGATGATCCCGTTCAACACCGTGCACCTGCCGCAGCGCTTCTCGATCAAGGCGGACGAGATCCAGGGCATTCGCGCTTTTGGCACCCGCAGCGAGTTGCAGGCGGTGCAGGATGTGGTCAACAAGCGATTGGCGAGGGCCCGTCGTCAGTTGGATGCTACGCACGAGTTTCAGCGCATGGGGGCTCTGAACGGCCAAATCCTCGATGCCGATGGCAAGACTTCGCTGCTGGACATCTACAAGTCGTTTGGTGTCATTCGCAAGAAGCTGCCGATGGGCTTGGGCAACCCGGAAACTGAACTGCGTGTTCGCGCCGGTGAGGCGCTCGACATGCAAGAGGACGCGCTGGGCAGTATCACCAGCACGGGCTCCCGCGCCTTTTGCGGCAAGAACTTCTGGAACAAACTGATCGTGCATCGTTCGGTCAAAGAGACTTACCTCAACACCATGCAAGCTGCATCGCTGCGTGGTGATGCTCGTGAGAGCTTCGAATTCGGCGGGATTGTCTGGGAGCGCTATCGCGGCAAAGTGGCAGGTGTCTCGTTCGTCCAGGACGATAAGGCTCTGTTGATCCCCGAAGGCGTCCCTGATCTGTACATCTCCTCCTTTGCACCTGCGGACTATATGGAAACGGTCAACACCGAGGGCTTGCCGTACTACAGCAAGATCGAACCTCTGCCGTTCAACAAGGGCATTGAGGGCGAAGCGCAGTCGAACCCGCTGCACCTGTGCACGCGGCCGCTGGCGCAGATCCTGCTGGAGATGTGA
- a CDS encoding head-tail joining protein, protein MGIRDLVADVDEVVFEVLADTAYIEGREVRGMFSAPWLQPRLGKMSTALREPHVVIRVADAEGVEIRQQVRIDLPEPDGGGVYTLIEVEPTGDGLVTLVLRINP, encoded by the coding sequence GTGGGCATTCGCGACTTGGTGGCGGATGTCGACGAGGTGGTGTTTGAAGTGCTCGCGGACACCGCCTACATCGAGGGGCGCGAGGTGCGGGGGATGTTCTCCGCGCCTTGGCTGCAACCCAGGCTCGGCAAGATGTCTACGGCCCTGCGCGAGCCGCATGTGGTGATTCGTGTGGCAGACGCCGAGGGCGTAGAGATCCGGCAACAGGTGCGGATCGACCTGCCGGAGCCTGATGGCGGTGGGGTTTACACCCTGATCGAGGTGGAGCCGACGGGGGATGGCCTGGTGACGCTTGTTCTGAGGATCAACCCATGA
- a CDS encoding phage baseplate assembly protein V — MSYVSAAHDRMIAGLIIPCSVVAVDLAAAMVRVSDGAGWTSAWVRWHSQAAGKARHWRAPSLGEQGALISPSGEPAQGTFVPGLYGNAGAQPDNRDHVEVWRFDDGGSLVYDWQAKSYSINLPSGTVNIQVGGSSAVITDSAITGKANTITLTGQITLNGDVQINGASLKHNGVNVGSTHTHSGVMPGGGSTAVPQ, encoded by the coding sequence ATGAGCTACGTTTCAGCAGCGCATGACCGCATGATCGCCGGCCTGATCATTCCCTGTAGCGTGGTCGCGGTCGATCTGGCCGCCGCCATGGTGCGGGTGTCTGATGGTGCCGGCTGGACCAGCGCCTGGGTGCGTTGGCACAGCCAGGCCGCTGGTAAGGCCAGGCACTGGCGGGCGCCGAGCCTGGGCGAGCAGGGCGCTTTGATCAGCCCCAGCGGCGAGCCTGCCCAGGGGACCTTTGTACCGGGGCTGTACGGTAATGCTGGGGCCCAGCCGGACAACCGCGACCACGTCGAGGTTTGGCGCTTCGACGATGGCGGCTCGCTGGTCTACGACTGGCAGGCCAAGAGCTACAGCATCAACCTACCCAGCGGCACGGTGAACATCCAGGTTGGTGGTAGCTCGGCGGTGATCACCGATAGCGCGATCACCGGCAAGGCCAACACCATCACCCTGACCGGGCAAATCACCTTGAACGGTGACGTACAAATCAACGGCGCGAGCCTCAAGCACAACGGGGTCAACGTCGGTTCGACTCATACCCATTCGGGCGTAATGCCCGGCGGTGGATCGACCGCGGTGCCTCAGTAA
- a CDS encoding GPW/gp25 family protein, which produces MIGMDRRTGQPLSGLEHVRQSIEDILTTPLGSRRMRPEYGSDLRRYVDLPVTGGWKSAVQAEVARALLRWEPRLKLERVQVVAVVGGQISFQLIGQYLGDSAVLEVTA; this is translated from the coding sequence ATGATCGGAATGGATCGCCGAACGGGCCAGCCGCTGTCGGGCCTTGAGCATGTGCGGCAGTCCATCGAGGACATCCTGACCACGCCGCTGGGCAGCCGGCGGATGCGCCCGGAATACGGCAGCGACCTGCGCCGCTACGTGGACTTGCCCGTTACCGGTGGCTGGAAAAGCGCCGTGCAGGCCGAGGTGGCCCGGGCGCTGTTGCGCTGGGAGCCGCGCTTGAAGCTGGAGCGGGTGCAGGTGGTTGCGGTCGTGGGTGGCCAGATCAGCTTTCAATTGATCGGCCAGTATCTGGGGGATAGCGCAGTGTTGGAGGTGACGGCATGA
- a CDS encoding baseplate assembly protein → MSILDLSALPAPQVLEALDFEELYQRKLSLFRLAMGENWTAALESDPVVKQLELAAYGDMQMRARINDAAKALLLAHAQGSDLDHLAANVKLIRLVIQPGDPQAVPPIEEVKESDDALRERVQLAYEGLTTAGPRNSYILHARNASALVADASAESPAPACVTVSVLSLEGDGTAGPELLAAVARAVNDDDVRPVADRVTVQSAQVLRYRVDAVLHMKGPGPESDAALVEAERRLKAWMNPRKRLGVEVARSAIDAQLHVAGVARVELPGWQDLAPTPAQAAYCTGYSIKLGA, encoded by the coding sequence ATGAGCATACTGGACTTGTCGGCGTTGCCGGCGCCGCAGGTGCTGGAGGCCCTGGATTTTGAGGAGCTGTATCAGCGCAAGCTGTCGCTGTTCCGCCTGGCCATGGGCGAGAACTGGACCGCAGCGCTCGAGAGTGACCCGGTCGTCAAGCAGTTGGAGCTGGCAGCGTATGGCGACATGCAAATGCGCGCCCGGATCAACGACGCGGCCAAGGCGTTGCTGTTGGCTCATGCCCAAGGCAGCGACCTCGACCACCTGGCGGCCAACGTGAAGCTGATTAGGCTGGTGATCCAGCCCGGAGATCCGCAGGCTGTGCCGCCCATCGAGGAGGTCAAGGAGTCCGACGACGCCTTGCGCGAGCGCGTCCAGTTGGCCTACGAGGGATTGACCACGGCGGGCCCTCGCAACAGCTACATCCTGCACGCCCGCAACGCCTCGGCGCTGGTGGCGGACGCTTCGGCAGAAAGCCCGGCTCCGGCCTGCGTCACGGTGTCAGTGCTGAGCCTGGAGGGTGACGGCACTGCCGGGCCTGAACTGCTCGCTGCTGTTGCCCGGGCCGTCAATGATGACGATGTGCGACCGGTGGCGGATCGGGTCACGGTGCAAAGCGCCCAGGTCCTGCGCTACCGCGTGGATGCGGTGTTGCACATGAAAGGCCCGGGCCCGGAAAGTGATGCGGCGCTGGTGGAGGCAGAGCGTCGGTTGAAAGCCTGGATGAACCCCCGCAAGCGGCTGGGTGTCGAGGTGGCGCGTTCGGCCATCGATGCCCAGCTACACGTTGCCGGCGTGGCCAGGGTGGAGTTGCCAGGATGGCAGGACCTGGCCCCGACCCCGGCCCAGGCGGCGTATTGCACGGGCTACAGCATCAAGCTGGGGGCCTGA
- a CDS encoding phage tail protein I, which translates to MSSLLPINSTPLERGLEAIRTQDTASILRTLYNPDTCPAHLLSQLAWAWSVDRWDNKWSEAVKRSAIRSAFYVHAHKGTIGALRRVVEPLGYLIEVLEWWQTTPPGVPGTFALKVGVLETGITEEMYQELTWLIDDAKPVSRHMTGLAISLESTGKVFVGVSVYEGDELSVYPPTQRDINVSGCLAVGGREHQIDTMDIYP; encoded by the coding sequence ATGTCGAGCTTATTACCCATCAACAGCACGCCCTTGGAGCGCGGTCTGGAGGCAATCCGGACCCAGGACACGGCCAGTATCTTGCGCACGTTGTACAACCCCGACACCTGCCCGGCGCATCTGCTCTCACAGCTAGCGTGGGCTTGGTCGGTGGACCGCTGGGACAACAAATGGTCGGAAGCGGTCAAGCGCTCGGCCATCCGCTCGGCGTTTTACGTGCATGCCCACAAAGGGACCATCGGCGCTTTACGCCGGGTGGTGGAGCCGCTTGGTTACCTGATCGAAGTGCTGGAGTGGTGGCAGACGACACCACCCGGCGTGCCGGGCACCTTTGCCTTAAAAGTCGGTGTGCTGGAAACCGGCATCACCGAGGAAATGTACCAGGAGTTGACCTGGCTCATAGATGACGCCAAACCAGTCAGCCGGCACATGACGGGGCTGGCGATCAGCCTGGAAAGCACGGGCAAAGTGTTTGTCGGCGTCAGCGTTTACGAAGGCGACGAACTCAGTGTTTACCCACCAACTCAACGTGACATCAATGTCAGCGGGTGCCTCGCTGTCGGTGGCCGCGAACATCAAATCGATACGATGGACATCTACCCATGA
- a CDS encoding gp53-like domain-containing protein yields the protein MNALRVFQAIAAKVIQATEGVLGIARIASQASVNAGTDDSTIVTPKKQRWGFRILIGRVGYIVFPTWLGGWIVQWSAGVTLTGSAISTTYFPIPFPTDVGAVVVGAYNNNATGDYSVRLSDGVGGATGALYLDRFTTWNNGVTGSAGLSFIAVGT from the coding sequence ATGAACGCTCTGCGTGTCTTTCAAGCCATTGCCGCGAAGGTCATTCAGGCTACCGAGGGCGTCCTGGGCATAGCCAGGATCGCCTCCCAGGCGTCGGTCAACGCTGGCACAGATGACAGCACAATCGTGACGCCGAAGAAACAGCGCTGGGGATTCCGGATTTTGATTGGCCGGGTCGGATACATCGTCTTCCCGACCTGGCTGGGGGGCTGGATTGTTCAGTGGAGTGCGGGGGTCACGCTGACAGGCTCCGCAATCAGCACTACCTACTTTCCGATCCCATTCCCGACCGATGTCGGTGCTGTAGTCGTTGGCGCGTACAACAACAATGCCACAGGCGATTACAGTGTTCGCTTGAGCGATGGTGTGGGTGGTGCCACGGGGGCCTTGTATCTAGATCGCTTTACGACCTGGAACAACGGAGTAACGGGCTCTGCGGGTTTGAGTTTTATTGCGGTAGGTACTTGA